TGCCCTCTAATTTTTTGTAATTCTGGAAGAAATGAGTAATCTCTTTAAATAGATGAGGTGGAACCTGGTCCGTTGTTTCAATATAATTCCACATAGGATCATTCTTCGGAACACAGAGGATTTTTTCATCTCTTCCTTTATCGTCTTCCATATCAAACAGTGCTACGAGATGTACATCTATTACACAACCCGGAAAGGTAGGTTCCCAGGTTAAAACCATAGCATCTAATGGGTCACCGTCAAGAGCCAGGGTATCAGGGAAAAAACCATAATCTGAAGGATATACCATTGACGAAGAAAGCATTCTGTCGTATTTAATTACTTTTTTTTCTTTATCGTACTCGTATTTGTTTCGGCTTCCTTTCGGGATTTCGATAATTACACTTTCGACCGGTCGTTCAGTCATGTAAGCACTTCCTGCTTATTACTGGTTGTTAAATCTTGCTTCAAAATATTTGCAATTATTAATGTGCTCATAGATCATGTGTCCTGATAAAGTCATAATATTAAAAGATGACTTATGCGGATTAATTTCTTTATATGAACAAATAAATAAAAAGGAAAAAACACAGATTTAAAGTTATACTGGTAGCAAATACAGATTTAAAGTTATACTGGTAGCTATTTAAAAATGAAATAGAGTAATGCGTAAACTCTGTATCTTCAATCACTTCTGCTTATAGGGGCATAAATACTGCATAGATATGAGAAACATAGATAAGGGAAAGGTTATCTCGAAATCACGTTAAAATACTGCTTCTACAGAATAATACAAAGCAAAAAGCTTCGGTAAAAGTTCTGTTAATCCCCTATTATTTTTTATAATTATGTCTTTTAAAAAGGGCGGGACATTTTTCTTTCAACGATATTAGCAGTTTTTCATCTAATTTTGCGTTATAAAGGGTTCTAACCTTCGAAAGCTGCTCAATTGACAGACTGTATGCTTCTTCAAGGATAGCAGCTTTAAGGGTTGCTCCCTCAAGGCTAATGCCTTCAAGATTTGCCCCTCTAAAGTTAGCTCCTTCGAGACTTGTTCCTCTAAGGTTAGCATTTTTAAGATTTGCCCCTTCAAGGTTAGCCTCTTTAAGATCTGCTCTCTCAAGGTTTGCTCCTTCAAGTTTACTCCCTTCAAGATGAGCTTTTTCAAGGTTAGCCGCTTCAAGCTGAACCCATCTGAGGTCAGCCCATATAAGATAAGCTCCCTCAAGGTTAGCTTCTTTAAGGTTCGCCTCAAAAAGATCAGCCCCTTTAAGGTTAGCATTTGTGAGGTTAGCTTTCCTGAGGTCAGCCTCTATGAGGTTAGCTTTTTCGAGGTCAGCCCCTTGAAAGTTTGTTCCTCGAAGGTCAACTCCCTTAAGATTAGCTTCTCGCAGATTTTTCTTTCCCGCAATACCCACCATGTACGATTAATCGGATCAGAATTAAAATAAAAGTTGCCATGCCATGAAAATATTTTCCTTTCATCAGGCTTCAGTCCTGAAAGCTATACTGATTTCAATCTGAATTTATTGTGCCTGCTTTTTAGGCATAATCATTTACTCTCAGACCTGATCTTTTTGGTTTAAGGCACTGCTTACTTTACACTGATATAATTATAAGTGGTCTTGTTACTGCCTTTCTTATTCTTAACTTCTAAGCTAACGGTGTATTTTCCGGCTTTGCCGTACTTATGCACAGGATTTTTGGCGGTTGAATAATATCCGTCTCCAAAACTCCATTTCCATGAGGTAGGTAAGCTTGTACTTCTGTCAGTAAACTTAACCTTCAATGGGGCTTTTCCTGAGGTAGGAGATGCTGAAAAAGCAGCAACCGGGGGTTTCAAAGATATAAGAGGGAGATAATCAATGGAATTGCCCAGTATATATGGCTCATCTGCAAAACCGTCTCCGTTCTTATCAGAATGGGTCTGTGAAAAGCTCCTGCCTGAGGGGGTTGCCCAGTAGTTGCCTCCTCGATACGGGCCGCCTACAATGTTTTTCCCGGCTGTTTTCGTAGTGTTAAATATGCATTCAACCCCTTCAGGAGCATTTATATTTACGGTATTATTAAAATAATTATTTGTAACAATACACGGGGCATCAATAAGATATAATCCATTATCACAGTTTGTAATACGATTTCCACTAACTGTCAGGGTTTCGAACATAAGATCAAAGGCATATATTCCTGTCTGGCAATTAAAAATATCATTATTGAGAATGTGTTCGCTTCCACTATTCATATAAAATCCAACATCTGCACCTATACTAAAATTAGATATTTTGTTATTTTGAACTGTGCAGTAAAAAGCTCCATTGGTAGATTCGATGCGGCTAAACAAAAAACAAACGCCTGAGTATTTACCCGGACCTCTTATATCAAAATTTTTTATTACAACATTACTTTCGTAAATGTTAAAGGCGTTATTCTTAGCTTTAATTATTGCTTTATGCGGACTGCTTGATACTAGAGTCAGATTTGCGGTTGAAATCTCTATATCTCCGTTATATGTCCCCGGTTTTACAATTATTGTATCGCCCGGTTGCGCATTATTTACTGCCCTTTGAATCGAGTCTCCAGGCTCTACATAAATAGTTGCAGCAGAAGCACTGCCAGCAGCAGCTCGAAGTGTAAAAAGTACTGTTAATACCACTAGGATAACTATTTTTGTTTTCTGCAAGACCATAACCCCGATAAATTTACTTAACACCAGTAAAGTCCTTAGTATTCTCGTCTTAACTGACCGCGAGAAGCCTGATTGTCATCAAAATTTAATTAACTCTTTGATGACTAATTCTCCAGATAATATCTAATTATTCAGAACTTGATTAATTGTAAAGCAATTAATAATCAAAAACTCCCGCTTTTTTAACTTATTGATTAATTAGTAAATTTTTAACACTCTGTTTTGAGAAGATGAACACTCTGTTTTGAGAAGATGAACACTCTGTTTTGAGAAGATGAACACTCTGTTTTGAGAAGATGAGATCCTTGGGCAATTTAAGCCGACAATGACCTTAATCTCCGAGACTTACATTATCATATAATTTTACTTATATTTATATATATTTACTAATCCGTTCTCAAATACCTTAAGCTTCCATTTAATTAACAGAGCTTGATAGTAAATATCTTATAGGACTGTGTAAACTGGTCAAGCTACTTTTTATTTGATAACCTTAATTTTTGTACTCCAGATAAACTCCTGAATTCCAATAGCTTTCAGCTAGCTTGTCCTTTTAGTTAACTGGGAAATTAATGGAAGCAAGAAGGCAGGAAACTATGTAAAAATTAATAGAACAGTAGGATAAATATTTATAGTCAGTGTAAGTAGCTTATTATCGATATAAAACGTAAAAAACTTTGTAGTGGGGAAAAAAACAATGAAAATTAGAGTTGTTAGCTCAAGAGACGAAATTTTTACACTGAATCCAAATGAAAGAATAGTGCATCTGGCTTTCAGACCTTCGAACAAGGATATTTTTGGACTGGTTGAAACCTGTCCGAAGATTGAGGCTATTCAGCTGCCTAAATCATACAAGGGCACAATTTCAAAATCTATAGAAATGTTCCTTGAGATGCAAAAAATCCAGCTTATTGAGGGTGATGTATGGGGTCACAGGAAGGATATTAACGAATACTACACCATTCCATCCTCAGTTATTGAGAAAATAAAGGAAATGAAAATCGAAGGTAAATCCAGTGAGGATATTGAAGCAAAGGTCTCAAGGGAGAGCAAAATCAACCGTGAAATGGTTGCCTATATCATGAACAAAGATGCTCTTGCCTGAACCCGCAAAACAAAATTGTCTTTAAACTCTTTAGAGGAGATTAGGTAGTATCCAGAGATAGTCCAAAGGTTTCAGCCCTCTCAAAAACTCACATTCTCAGGTTTACTTCCTGATCTCCAGCTTAGAATTTTCATTTACAGAAACTTTGAACACTTCCATGGGTTAAAATTTAGTTTATTTTTATTTCAGGGGATTTTTGAAGAATTTTTTTCTTTTTGTCACTATATTTTATACCTATTTTTTGATTTCCTGGCTGCGAAAATCTTCTCTGTCAAGAATGACGATTCTAAGGGAACTTTCTTCAGGGCACAAATTGAACGTTCTTCCGTTTTCAATGGGGAGATTTTCAGGATTCCTGTGCCCGTGAACCTGATAAGTATTTTCATCTGTGTTTCTATTGAAACTCGCAGCAACCAGATATGCATCTTCGGGTTCCCCCATGCCGTTAATCATCTGATTGGCTCCTATAAGAATCAGGTTTTCAGGAAGGTTACTCAGCCCTCCATGAGTTACGAGCAAGCATTTGTTATGGAATTTATAGTAAGCACATAATCTCAATTTCTTACATAAGATGGAAATATCGTTATTTGTAACGCCTGCCTGCTTCATTTCTAGAATATTATGCACTCTGTTCTCTAGCCCGGAGGTCTGGGTTTGTTCTCCGCCTTCTGCCAGGATGCAAAAACATGCTTCCTGTTCTCCTTCGAGCAGGATAACGTTATTCCTGTCCATTATGGAGGTAAGAAATTTAACAACTTCAGTGTTCTCAGAGATTTCAGCTCTACTGCCTGTGTAATCTCCCAGAAAAATATACAGGTCATTCTCATTTATCCCGCATGTAAGGTACTCCTTAAGAGCCCTATAATTCCCGTTTATGTCCCCTATGTGATGGATTCTTTTATAATGGGAGAAGTCATCAGCCTTATACAGGAATTTTTCATTGAATTCTTGCGGCTTTATTACTGTAACGAACGAAGGTACCTTTTGTCTGTTTATTGTGGAGTACATCTCATCAATTACAGCCTCGGGCACAATCTCATACTCAGGTCTTTTCCTGTTTCTTTCCTTTGCAATCTCAAGAGAAATGTCCGAGAAATCAATACAGATGGCTTTATACCTGTAGGTTTTGGCAAGCTTCCTGTACTTTGCAATATCTGCATTTCCCGCATTCGTTGCGTCAAGGACTATGAAATCTCCTTCTTCCATATGGCTTTTTATAAGCGAGTAAATGAGCCCCCATGCCCGGCGATTGATCTTTTGAGAAATAACTGGTCTTCCGGTGACAGACAATACAGGAGGCTTAAGGAGCAGCCGGATGCTGTCTGAAGAAATTGTATAAGGTTCAAGGTTATTTTCCCTGACAAAAGCTGATTTGCCGGAGCCGGGCACTCCTCTCAAGAACACTATATATCTCATGTCATACCCCGATACCTCTTATAGACCCCAAATAGACAGATAGTTTTCATCTCTGTTTTAATTTCTGATTTTCCAGGTTCTTATTTGTGTTTTAGTTCTGCCTATTACAGTAATACCTGAGTTAATGTTACTATTGATTTTTAATATTTGATTAGATAATTTTATGGTATCCGTTTGAGAACTGATACAGGGGAGAACCGTGAATAAAGGGGGTTTACACAGCTTGAGCCAGTTTTTGGGCTTTGCTGCTTAGAGTGCATGACTATCAGAGAGCTTAGGTGCGCGGGTTTCCTCAAGATCTTTATGGTGGAAGATATGGCAGACAACAAGAAAGCTGACTATATCCTGCCTGGAAGGGCAGAGTCTTACTGGCTGGCAACCACACCTGAATCCAGCTATCCTCCTCTTTCCGGAGATATTCATATAGATGTGGCAATTCTGGGAGGCGGGATAGTGGGTA
The Methanosarcina thermophila TM-1 genome window above contains:
- a CDS encoding inorganic diphosphatase: MTERPVESVIIEIPKGSRNKYEYDKEKKVIKYDRMLSSSMVYPSDYGFFPDTLALDGDPLDAMVLTWEPTFPGCVIDVHLVALFDMEDDKGRDEKILCVPKNDPMWNYIETTDQVPPHLFKEITHFFQNYKKLEGKQVTVFGWRGLETAVETLKEAKARYIEQKKQ
- a CDS encoding DUF1699 family protein; translated protein: MKIRVVSSRDEIFTLNPNERIVHLAFRPSNKDIFGLVETCPKIEAIQLPKSYKGTISKSIEMFLEMQKIQLIEGDVWGHRKDINEYYTIPSSVIEKIKEMKIEGKSSEDIEAKVSRESKINREMVAYIMNKDALA
- a CDS encoding NosD domain-containing protein, encoding MQKTKIVILVVLTVLFTLRAAAGSASAATIYVEPGDSIQRAVNNAQPGDTIIVKPGTYNGDIEISTANLTLVSSSPHKAIIKAKNNAFNIYESNVVIKNFDIRGPGKYSGVCFLFSRIESTNGAFYCTVQNNKISNFSIGADVGFYMNSGSEHILNNDIFNCQTGIYAFDLMFETLTVSGNRITNCDNGLYLIDAPCIVTNNYFNNTVNINAPEGVECIFNTTKTAGKNIVGGPYRGGNYWATPSGRSFSQTHSDKNGDGFADEPYILGNSIDYLPLISLKPPVAAFSASPTSGKAPLKVKFTDRSTSLPTSWKWSFGDGYYSTAKNPVHKYGKAGKYTVSLEVKNKKGSNKTTYNYISVK
- a CDS encoding AAA family ATPase — translated: MRYIVFLRGVPGSGKSAFVRENNLEPYTISSDSIRLLLKPPVLSVTGRPVISQKINRRAWGLIYSLIKSHMEEGDFIVLDATNAGNADIAKYRKLAKTYRYKAICIDFSDISLEIAKERNRKRPEYEIVPEAVIDEMYSTINRQKVPSFVTVIKPQEFNEKFLYKADDFSHYKRIHHIGDINGNYRALKEYLTCGINENDLYIFLGDYTGSRAEISENTEVVKFLTSIMDRNNVILLEGEQEACFCILAEGGEQTQTSGLENRVHNILEMKQAGVTNNDISILCKKLRLCAYYKFHNKCLLVTHGGLSNLPENLILIGANQMINGMGEPEDAYLVAASFNRNTDENTYQVHGHRNPENLPIENGRTFNLCPEESSLRIVILDREDFRSQEIKK
- a CDS encoding pentapeptide repeat-containing protein; its protein translation is MVGIAGKKNLREANLKGVDLRGTNFQGADLEKANLIEADLRKANLTNANLKGADLFEANLKEANLEGAYLIWADLRWVQLEAANLEKAHLEGSKLEGANLERADLKEANLEGANLKNANLRGTSLEGANFRGANLEGISLEGATLKAAILEEAYSLSIEQLSKVRTLYNAKLDEKLLISLKEKCPALFKRHNYKK